The DNA window AGACGCGTACTGACCCGGCTTTTGAGGGACCTTGGCGGAAATCTCGGGCATGATGCCCAACTCGTATCGCCGGCCGCGCGTTCGGAGAGCGAGCCGCTTGCGCCCGCGTCAATCGGACCGGTCGCAGTCGAGCGCGCGCCGACGGTTCTTTCGATCGCCGGGATCGAGAAGTCCTTTGGCAAGCGGAAGGTGCTTGACGATGTCGCGCTCGAAGTGCGGGCAGGCGAAATCGTGGGGCTTCTGGGGCCAAACGGGGCCGGCAAGACGCTCTGCTTCTATGCGATTGCCGGCCTGATGAGCGTGGATGCCGGCAGGATCGAGATTGGCGGTCAGGATGTCACCGCGCTTCCCATGGATCGAAGAGCGAAGCTGGGCCTCGGCTATCTTCCCCAGGAAGGATCGATCTTCCGCGGCATGACGGCTGCGGAGAATATCGCGGCCGTGCTCGAACTGCATATCGCCGATCGCGATGTAGCTGCCGCGCGGCTCGATGAACTTCTTGCCGAGTTCAATATCGCCCACATTCGCGACGTTCCCGCACAGCGGTTGTCCGGCGGGGAACGCAGGCGCTGCGAGATCGCCAGGGCCATGGCGGCAGCGCCCTCGGTCATCCTGCTCGATGAACCGTTCGCGGGCATCGATCCCATGTCGATCGCCGACGTCAAGGCGATGGTGCGAAAGCTCAAGCGAGAAGGCGTGGCGATCCTTCTGACCGACCACAATGTGCATGAGATGCTCGAACTGGTCGAGCGGGCCTATATCATCGATCAGGGCAGGATGCTGTTCGAGGGCGGCCCAGAAGCGGTACTCGACAACCCCGAAGTCCGGCATCGCTATCTTGGCGAGGGCTTCAGGATGTGAGGCGGTTACCGCGCCCTTCGTTCAGGAACGGAATGGCCTTTGCCATGAGGTCGAGCGCTCGCTCGATATAGGCAGCCTTTGTCCGGGTGGTGTTGTGCAGATCATGGCGCTGCAGGATGCGCTGGCGCGGCACGGTGACCAGCGCGTCGAAGAGAAAAGCAGCGAGGAACGGAAGATCGCCTGCTTCCTCGCTGTTCGGTTCGCTCGCCTCGGCAAGGATCGTCTGCATCAGATCGATGCCGAACTGGGTGCCGATCGCGGGCTGTGCCCGCATCATGCCCGGATTGTGGTTTGCCAGCCAGATGATGAGCGCTTCGATGCCCACGACATCGCCTTGAAGCGACAGGTCGAGCATCCTGCGAGCGATATAGGCGATTTTTTTGCGGGTGCTTCCTCGAGGGACCGATGCCGCGATCGGATCGAGATAGCGGGCAAGGCCGTGTTCCATGGCGGCGACGAGCAGGGCGAGCTTTGAGCCGAAGCGGGAATAGAGCGTTCGCTTCGATGTCTGTGCGGCGGCGGCGATAGCTTCCATACTCGTACCCTCGACGCCGCCGGCGATGAATTGGGCAAGCGCCGTCTCGAGGATATGATGTCCAAGCCGGGCTGCGACCTCCTGTGGCGGCCTTCCTCCCCTGGGATCGCGGGCAGGCAGACGCGAGCCGGTTCCCGATGCGGCGCCGTCATCTTTCATGAATCGCTCGCGGCCCATCGCTGCTTCATTCCAGCTTTCGCGCTTGATCGGCAAGTGATACCGGGCAATATCAAAACCACTAAGTGTAGATACTAATAGTCCGGAGAGGTGCTTGCCCATAGGCGTACCGCCTGTTTGAACCAGAATGGAACCGGACTAGATGGCTCGCCGCGCTCATATTACTGGCCGTTTATGCGGGTTCCGGGCCGTCATGGCGGCGATGATCGTGCCATCTTTCCTGTCCGGCTGTTCCTTCGCGCCGCCCAATGTCCGGCCGGCCCAGCCGGTGCCGCAGGACTATCCCGCGCCAGCCGCGCTGGGCGCGTCCATCGCGCGGATCGGTTGGCATGATTTCTTCCGGGAAGAGCATCTGCGTGCGCTGATCGCGGCCGCGCTGGAGAACAACCGCGATATCCGTATCGCCGCGGCCCGCGTCGATCAGGCGCGCGCGGCCTGGCGTATCGAGGGATCGGCGCTCTATCCCGAACTCAACGCCGTCGGCACCGGCACGCGGGGTCGTTCCATCATCAGCCTGCCGGGCGCAGGCACGCAGAGCTATGACATCAAGCAGGTCACCGCGCAGGTGAGCGCGAGCTGGGAAATCGATTTCTGGGGCCGTCTGCGCAACCTGAACGACGCCGCGCGCAATCGTTATCTGGCGACGGAAGAGGCGAAGCGCGCCGTTGCCACCGGCCTGATCGCGCAGGTCGCCAATGGCTATCTGCTGGAGCGCGAATATGAGGAACGCCTCGCGCTTGCCCGGCGGACGATCGTCACGCGCGAGGACTCGCTGCGGATCATGCGTCGCCGCTATGAAGTTGGTTCAGGTTCCAAACTGGAAATGACCCAGGCGCAGTTGCTGCTGGCGCAGGCGCAGGATGCGCTGCAAGCGCTTGAGCAGGACCGCGACGTGAACCGCAACGCGCTGGCGCTGCTGGTCGGGCGGCCCGTGGAGATCGTGCCTGGGCCCCTCGGTCTTGCCGAAACCGGACCGGATATCGCCCTTCCGCCGGGCTTGCCCTCCGACCTTCTGGTCAACCGGCCTGATATCGTGGCGGCGGAATATCAATTGCGGGCGGCCAACGCCGATATCGGCGCGGCGCGGGCGGCGTTCTTTCCCAATATCAGCCTGACGGGTGCCTTCGGCACGGCGAGTTCCGATCTCGACGGGCTGTTCGGCGACGGGAGCCGCGCGTGGAGCTTCACCCCGACGATCGCCCTGCCGCTGTTCAATGCGGGCCGCCTTTCCGGCAACCTCGATCTGGCGAAAGCGCGGCAGGTCGAAGCCGTGGCCAGCTATGAAAAGACCGTGCAGGGCGCGTTTCGTGATGTTTCCGACGCGCTGGTCCGGCGCCGGCAACTGGCGTTGCGGATCGACACCGCGCGCAGCTCGCTGGACGCCTTGCGCGAACGGGCTCGGCTGGCCGGGTTGCGGTTCGACAACGGGCGTTCGGCCTATCTGGAAGTGCTGGACGCGCAACGCGACCTTTTCGACACCGAACAGGCGCTGATCCAGTTGCGCCGCGCTCATCTGGCGAGCGGCATAGCCCTCTACGCGGCGCTTGGCGGGGGTCCCGCCGAAGTCGTCCACGACAGCAACGATCAAGGCGGAGAACACAGGTGATGACGGCGTCCCGGAAGACATGGCTCATCAGGGGCGGCATCGCGGCGGCGCTCGTCGTTGTAGCTCTGCTCCTTTGGCAGGTGCTCAAGCCCGGCGATTTGCCCGAAGGCATCGTCGGCGGTAACGGCCGGATCGAAGCGGTTGAAATGTATCCGTCATCCCAGACCCACGTGGCGTAGATGGCCATGAGCTTTGAGTGTCCCGCGTGCATATCGCGTAATTTGATTCGGCGGGGTGACTGTGGAGCAAGAGATCGACGGCAGTGGCGGCGTGGAGAACGGGCGCCGACGGCGCTGGACGCTGGAAGAGAAGCGCGCGGTGGTGGAGCTGTCGCTCGATCCGGCGTGCAGCATGGCGGAGGTGGCCGCGTGTTTCGATGTCCTTCCGGCCCAGATATATGCCTGGCGCCGCGAGTTGCGCGAGATGGCGGAGGACGCGGCGCGCGAGGACAGGGCGATGTTCCTGCCGGCGGTCATCGAGCCGACATCGGTGCCGGCGGTGCTGCTCGAACCGGAGGCCGCGAACGCGCGGCTGCTGCCGGACGCGGTGGTGCAGGTCGCAATGGAAGTGCGCGGCGTGCCAGTGATGGTCGCCCACGGCGCAAGTTCGACGCTGGTCGCCTCGGTAATCGCAGCGCTGCTGAGGGCGCGATGATCGGGCCGGGCAGCGACGCCAAGGTGCTGATCTACACCAAGCCGATCGATTTCCGCTGCGGCATCGACACGCTGGTGGCCAAGGTCCAGCACGAGTTGAGCCAGGATCCGTGGCGCGGAGTCGCCTATATTTTTCGTTCCAAGAGGAAGGACAGGCTGAAGATTCTGTGGTTCGACGGCACCGGCATCTGGCTGATGACCAAGCGCGCCGAGGCCGCCGAAGGATTCGCCTGGCCGCCGGCGGTCGATGGCAGTTTTTCGATCACGGCGGCGCAGATGGCAGCACTCACCTCGGGCATGGACTGGCGTCGGCACCGCGCGCCAAGGCGCGTAAATCCGCCTAAAATCGAGGGTTTCGCTGATGCGTGAGATAGTCGCGACAGGCCGAGTCAACTGCGCTGGACGCGTCGTTACGCATGTGATTCGATGCCTGCCATGGACCCGCTGACGGCCTCCTGCAAAGACCCAGTTGCGCTGCTCGCGACCATCGCGAAGCTGACCGCCGAGGCGGCCGAACGCGACCAGCAGATCGTTCGCATCAACGCCGAGAACGAGGCGCTCGCCCGCGCTGCGGCCCAAGCTGAGGCGCGCGAGATCATCGCGCTCGCCACCGCGAAAGCGGCCGAACACGCCGCCGTCATCGCCGAGGCGAAGGCCGCCGAGATGGAGGACGCGCTCGCGGCCGCCCGCGATGAGGTCAAGCGCCTCAACGACATTCTCGACCAGTTCAAGCGCCACCGTTTCGGCCAGAGCGCCGAGCGGCTCGATCCCGACCAGTACCAGCTCGTGCTCGAAGAGCTCGAAGCTGCCTTGTCGCGCGCCGAGGCCGGGCTCGAAGCGCTGATCGACCAGGCTGACGCGACCGGCGAGACAAAGCGCCGCCGCCGCAACAACCGTGGAGCGCTGCCCGCCCATCTCGAGCGTATCGAGCAGGTCGTCGACATCGAAGACAAGCAGTGTGCCTGCTGCGGCAACGATCTTCATGTCATCGGCGAGGACGTCACCGAGCGCCTCGACGTCGTGCCCACCATCTTCCGCGTGCTGGTCACCCGCCGTCCGCGCTATGGCTGCCGCGGCTGCGACGAGGGCGGCGTCACCCAGGCGCCGGCGCCAAGCTTCATCGTCGATCAGGGCCTGCCCACCGACGCGCTCGTCGCCCAGGTCATCGTCGCGCGCTACGCCGATCACCTTCCGCTTTACCGGCAAGCCCAGATCTACGCCCGCCAGGGGATCGATCTCGACCGGGCAACGCTCGCCGACTGGGTCGGGCGCGTCGGATGGTGGCTGACTCCGCTCAGGCAGCATCTGCTCGCCGAGCTGCGAAGTTCGGTGAAGCTGTTCGCCGACGAGACGCGCATGCCCGTGCTGGCGCCCGGGACCGGCAAGACCAAGAGCGGCCAGCTGTGGGCCTATGCCCGCGACGATCGGCCATGGGGCGGACTCGCGCCGCCCGCCGTCGTCTACATGTACGCCGCCGGCCGCGGCGGCATGCATCCGATCGACCATCTCGGCGACTTCGCCGGGGTGCTCCAGGTGGACGGCTATGCCGGCTACAATGAGATCAAGCGCCGCAATGGCGTCACCCTCGCATTCTGCCTGCTTCACGCGCGGCGCAAGTTCTACGATTTCCGCGAAAAGGAGCCCGTTGCCGACGAGGTGCTCCGTCGCTTCTCGGCGATCTACAAGATCGAGGCGACGCTCAGGGACACCTCGCCCGAGGCGCGGTTCGAAGGGCGGCAGCTGATACTGAAGCCGCTGTTCGATAACCTGCGCGACTATCTCTCGAAGAACCTCGGCCGGTTCAGCGCCAAGGGCAAGATGGCCGAAGCGATCAACTATATGCTCAACCACTGGCAGCAGCTCACCTATTGCCTGCTCGACGGCCGCGTCGAGCTCGATACCAACACGGTCGAAAGAAGCATCCGCCCGATTGCCCTGTCGCGCCGCAACTCGTTGTTCGCCGGCAGCGATGCCGGGGCAGACAATTGGGCGGTGCTCGCCAGCCTTCTCGAAACGTGCAAACTCTCGGACGTCGATCCGCTCGCCTGGCTCACCGCCACCCTCACCAAGCTTGCCAACGGTCATAGCAACAAGGACCTCGATTCCCTCATGCCCTGGCACTTCCCCAAGATCGCCGGGCGCAACGCCCCCTCTTAAGACGCTTGACCGGCACGTTTCCGCCACGTGGGTCTGGGATGACGGATACGTTGAAATCGACGTTTCCGCCAAATCGCCCGGCCGCATCCGCGAAATCCTGGTCGACGAAGGCGCGTTCGTGCAGGCGGGGCAAGTCGTCGCCCATATGGATACGGACGTGCTGAGTGCCCAGAGGGCCGAAGCCGAAGCGCAACTGGCGCAGGCGCTGAACGGCATCCAGATCGCGACCAGCCAGGTCGCGCAGCAGCAGAGCAACCGGGCGGCGGCTCTCGCCGGCGTCCGCCAGCGTGAGGCGGAGCTGAACGCGGCGCGCAAGCGGCTGGCGCGATCGGAAACGCTGGCGCGAGAAGGTGCGACCGCCGTGCAGGAACGGGATGACGATCAGGCCCGCGTCGAAGGCGCGGCGGCGGCAGTGGAGGCCGCTCGCGCCCAACTCGCGGCCGTCGACGCGGCGATCACGACGGCGCGCAACCAGGTGATCGGCGCGCGTTCGCAGGTCGATGCCGTGCGCGCCACCATCCAGCGGATCGAGGCCGATATCCGCGACAGCGACCTCAAGGCGCCGACGGCCGGCCGCGTGCAATATCGCGTCGCCCAGCCGGGCGAAGTCGTGGGTGGCGGCGGGCGCGTGCTCAACCTGGTCAATCTGGGCGACGTCTACATGACCTTCTTCCTGCCGGAAACGGTCGCGGGCAAGGTGGCGCTGGGCAGCGATGTACGCATCGTGCTCGATGCGCTTCCGGATCGTGCGATCCCTGCGAAAGTCAGCTTCGTTGCCGATGTGGCCCAGTTCACGCCCAAGACGGTGGAGACGCAAAGCGAGCGCCAGAAACTGATGTTCCGCGTGAAGGCGCAGATCGATCGCAAGTTGCTCGATCGCTATATCACCCAGGTCAAGACCGGCCTTCCGGGCATGGCCTATGTGCGGATCGATCCGAAATCCGAATGGCCCGCGAAACTGACCGTCAACGTGCCGCAATGACGGAAGCTGTCGCCCGCGTTTCGGGCGTGAGCCTGCATTACGGCAAGGTGCTGGCGCTCGATGATGTGAATCTTGAAATCCCCGCCGGGCGCATGGTGGCGATGATCGGCCCGGACGGCGTCGGCAAGTCCAGCCTGTTTTCCCTGATCGCGGGCGCGCGAGCCATCCAGGAGGGCCGGGTCGAGGTGCTGGGCGGCGACATGGCCGAGGCCCGCCACCGCAACGCCGTGTGTCCGCGCATCGCCTATATGCCGCAGGGGCTGGGCAAGAACCTCTATCCTACGCTCTCCATCGACGAAAATCTCGAATTCTTCGGGCGGTTGTTCGGGCAGGACGCGGCCGAACGCGAGCGCCGCATTGCCGACCTCACCGAAAGCACGGGCCTCGCGCCGTTCCGCAAGCGCCCGGCGGGCAAGCTTTCGGGCGGCATGAAGCAGAAGCTCGGCTTGTGCTGCGCGCTCATCCACGATCCCGATTTCCTGCTGCTGGATGAGCCGACAACCGGCGTCGATCCCATGTCGCGCGCGCAATTCTGGGATCTGATCGACCGCATCCGCGCGAACCGCCCGCACATGAGCGTGCTGGTCGCCACGGCCTATATGGAAGAGGCCGAACGCTTCGACTGGCTGATCGCGATGGACGCGGGAAAGGTGCTGGCCACCGGCACCGCAGCCGACTTCTATGCACGCACCGGCGAACAGTCGCTGGAACAGGCGTTTATCTCGATGCTTCCCGAGGAGCGCCGCCGCGGGCACAAGCCGGTGGAAATTCCGCCGCGCAGCGACGGCGGCGAGGCCGAGATCGCCATCGAGGCGCAGGGGCTCACCATGCGTTTCGGCGATTTCACGGCAGTCGATCATGTCGATTTTCGCATCGAGCGCGGCGAGATCTTTGGATTCCTCGGCTCCAACGGCTGCGGCAAGTCAACCACCATGAAGATGCTGACCGGCCTGCTGAAAGCCAGCGAAGGCCAGGCCTGGCTGTTCGGCCGCGAGGTCGAGAATGACGACATGGCGACGCGCCGGCGCGTCGGCTATATGAGCCAGGCCTTCTCGCTCTACTCGGAACTGACGGTCCGGCAGAACCTCGAGCTGCATGCCCAGCTCTTCCATGTTCCCGCCGAAGACGTGCCGGCCCGCGTGAGGGAAATGGCGCAGCGGTTCGGCCTGGATGGCATCATGGATGCGTTGCCCGGCGCCTTGCCGCTGGGCCAGCGCCAGCGGCTCAGCCTAGCCGTCGCCATGATCCACAAGCCGGAAATGCTGATCCTCGATGAACCGACGTCCGGCGTCGATCCGATCGCGCGGGACCAGTTCTGGCAGATGATGATCGACCTGTCCCGGCGCGACAAGGTGACGATCTTCATTTCCACGCACTTCATGAACGAAGCGGAGCGGTGCGACCGCATATCGCTGATGCATGCGGGCAAGGTGCTGGTCAGCGACACTCCCGCCGCCATTGTCGAGAACCGCGGCGCGGCGGACCTGGAAGAAGCGTTCATCGCCTATCTTCAGGATGCGAGCGGCGAGACGCCGACAGAAAAGAGGGACGATCCGGTTCCTGCGGGCGCGCCTGCCGCGGCCGATCAGGACATTTCGGCTGCACCGGCCCGCTCCCCATGGTTCATGCGGCGCCGGATGATGAGCTATGCCCGGCGCGAAGGGCTGGAATTGCGCCGTGATCCCATCCGCGCCACTCTGGCTCTGCTCGGCAGCGTCATCCTGATGTTCATCATGGGCTATGGCATCAGCATGGACGTGGAGGACTTGCCGTTCGCCGTGCTGGACCGCGACGGCACGACCACCAGCGAGAACTACGTCCTCAACCTGGCCGGATCGCGCTATTTCATCGAACGGCCGCCGATCACCGACTATAGCCAGTTGGACCGGCGGATGCGCTCGGGCGAACTGAGCGTGGCCCTGGAGATTCCGCCCAATTTCGCGCGCGACCTGCGCCGGGGCGTGCCGGTGCAGATCGGTGTATGGGTCGATGGCGCCATGCCGCAGCGGGCTGAGACCGTGCAAGGCTATGTCCAGGCCCTGCATGCCCACTGGCTCAGTGAAATGGCCGTGCAGGAAACAGGTGCGCGGCCATCGATGGGTCTCGTCAATATCGAGCTGCGCTATCGTTACAATCCGGACGTGAAAAGCCTTGTGGCCATCGCGCCGGCCGTGATTCCGATGATGCTGCTCTTGTTCCCGGCGATGCTGACGGCTTTGAGCGTGGTGCGGGAAAAGGAGCTGGGATCCATCGTCAATTTCTACGTGACGCCGATCAGCAAGGTGGAATTCCTGCTGGGCAAGCAGCTTCCCTATGTCGCGCTCGCCATGCTGAACTATGTCCTGCTGGTGTTCCTCGCCGTCACGATGTTCGGCGTGCCGTTGACGGGCAGTTTCCTCGCGATGACGCTGGGCGCTCTCTTCTATACGCTGTCGGCGACGGCCATCGGCCTGCTGTTCTCCATCTTCATGCGCAGCCAGATTGCCGCGATGTTCGCCACCGCCATCGGCACGATCCTGCCCGCCGTGCAGTTTTCCGGCCTGATCAACCCGGTGTCCTCGCTCGAGGGGGCGGGCGCGGTGATCGGATCGATATATCCCGCGACCTGGTTCGTCACCATCTGCCGCGGCGTCTTTTCCAAGGGGCTGGGGTTCGCCGACCTCTGGCCCGACCTTCTCGTGCTGTTCGCGACGTTTCCCGTCATCCTGGCGCTGTGTGTCGCGTTGCTGCGCAAGCAGGAGAGCTGATATGCGCCACGCGGCCAACATCTACCGGCTCGGCATCAAGGAACTGCGCAGCCTGTGGCGCGATCCGATGATGCTGTTCCTGATCCTCTATTCGTTCTCGGTGGGGATCTACGTCGCGGCAACCGCCATGCCGGAAACGCTGCACAAGGCGCCTATCGCGATCGTCGATGAAGACCAGTCGCAGCTTTCCAGCCGGATAACCGGCGCCTTTTATCCGCCGCACTTCACGCCCCCTTCGATCGTGGGACTGAACGAAGTGGACAAGGGGCTGGATGCCGGGCGCTATACGTTCGCTCTCGACATCCCGCCCGATTTTCAGCGAGACGTACTTGCGGGACGCCAACCCGGCTTGCAGCTCAACGTTGACGCTACGCGGATGAGCCAGGCTTTCACGGGCGGCGGCTACATCCAGCAGATCGTGCAGGGCGAAGTTGCCGAATTCATGAAAGGCACGCGTGCGAGCACGCCGGTCCCGGTCGAGCTGGCGCTGCGCGTGCGGTTCAATCCTACGCTGGCGCAAAGCTGGTTCGGCGCGGTCATGGAAATCATCAACAGCGTCACCATGCTGTCGATCGTGCTGACGGGCGCGGCCCTGATCCGCGAGCGCGAGCACGGCACGATCGAACATTTGCTGGTGATGCCGGTGACGCCATTCGAGATCATGGCCAGCAAGGTCTGGGCCATGGGGCTCGTTGTCCTGGTCGCCTGCGCTTTCGCGCTTTTCGCGATGGTGGAAGGGGTACTGTCCGTTCCCGTCGAAGGGTCGATCGCGCTGTTCCTCGCCGGAGCGGGGCTGCACCTGTTCGCCACGACCTCCATCGGCATCTTCATGGGGACGATCGCGCGCTCCATGCCGCAGTTCGGCTTGTTGCTGATGCTGGTGCTGCTGCCGTTGCAGATGTTGTCCGGCGGTTCGACGCCGCGCGAAAGCATGCCTGAGTTCGTCCAGACGGTCATGTTGGCCGCGCCCACCACCCATTTCGTGAAGATGGCGCAGGCCATCCTTTACCGGGGCGCGGGCTTTGACGTGGTCTGGCCCCAGTTCCTGGCTATCATTGCTATCGGCGCGATCTTCTTCGCCATTGCGTTGGCGAGGTTCCGGCGAACCATCGGCACGATGGCGTGAGGAGGCAGTCGAATGTCAGAACACCAAATTGCGTGGGGCATCGTAACGATGCTTCAGACTAACGATTGCCGAACGGTTCCGCGCAGGTTTCGCAGGAGAATAATACCGGCGGCGGTGTCACGGATCCTGAGCCAGGTTTTCGAAACAGCGAATCCACGATTGCCCTAGCAGCCTCACGCGTCAGCCATAGCGCTGGCTGACGGCTGTGAATGCCCCCTATCTCCCATAGGTATCACAACGGCTTCTTCTGGCACGTTTGCCGGTGCACGGCCAACACAACCCAAGGAGGATGCCATGTATGTCAATGCCAGACTGCGTGAGACACTCTCACGCTTCAATGTCGCTTCTTCAATGGAAGCGCTGCTCGCCGCCTTAGCTGATGCCGCCACGAAAATGGGCTTCCCCTATGTCGCGATGATCCAACATGGCGGCCTCCCACGCTTGGTCGAACGGGCGCTGGTTATTACCAACTATCCGGCGGAGTTCGTGCGTTTCTACACCGAGAGCCACGCGTACGTCATCGATCCAGTCTATGAGGTGAGCCAGTTGCTGGACCGCCCGTTCAGCTGGGACGAGATTCCCGGTTATGTCGATCTCACAGGCACACAATCAGCCCTGTTCGAAGAAGCGCGGCTGCATGGTCTCGTCCACGGTGTCACCGTGCCGCTCCACATACCGAGCGAATCCCATGCGTCTTGCACTTTCGCACGCGCGGAGCCGATCATGGCTTCGCCATCGCTACTGACGACGCTCCACATCGTCGCTGCCTTCGGGTTCAAGGCGGGCCTCAGACTACATCATGCCTCGCGCGGACATGACGTACCCAGGCTCACGCGCCGCGAAGCTCAATGCACGGCATTGGTCGCCGTCGGCAAGAGCGATTGGGAGATCAGCCAGATACTCGGTCTGAGCGAGACCTCGGTGCGCTATTTCGTCTCCCACGCAAAGCAGCGTTACGGCGTCTACAAGCGCTCAGAGCTTGTCGCCAGGGCGCTCATCGACGCGCAGATCCTTCGAAACGACCAAGGGATCATTGAGGCTGGACCCCGCCGCCCGCGCCACAGGGCGAAACGGCGCAGTCCTTGACAGTCCTGTCGGTGTCGCCGTGTTGCGCATCCCGTCAATTGGCCCGCGAACCGCCATGCCTAGGGCGGATAAGTGTATTGACCTACGGTCGCACGATCCAGTTTGCCGAGCTCTGATAATGCCAAGCAAGGCTTAGCTAATTTCGAAATTAATAAACTCGACAGTAGTTTCCCAATCTGTCAAAATGCATAGCATGGCTTCGCAAACATTAGGAAAATTAAACCGGCTGCAACGGGATCTCCCAGAGAGCCTGCTGGTCGACGCGGCATGGATGGAAGCCCATGGTTACTCATCATCGCTGCGGAGCCAATATGTTCGCGCGGGATGGCTCGATAGCCCGACCCGGCGCGTCTATCGCCGCTCGCGTGGACCGCTCACCTGGGAACAGGCCGTTATCTCACTGCAATCCCTGTTGGACCTGCCTTTGACAGTTGGCGGGCGCACAGCGCTCGAACAGCAGGGCTACGCTCATTATCTCTCCATAACGGTGCGCGAAGTCCATCTCTATGGGCCAAGCCGGCCGCCGACATGGCTCGACAGCCTGCCACTCGATGTCTCGTTCCGCTGGCATAACAGCCTCCGGCTGTTTCCAGTCGACGGCGAGATTCCTCCCGAGCCTGCGCCCCGGATGTCCAGCACCGCCGGCACGACCTTGCCGATCCGCTGTTCGAGCAAGGAACGCGCCGTTCTCGAACTGCTCGATGAGCTTCCCCATGAGAGCTTCCATCAGGTCGACATGCTGATGGAAGGAATGAGCGACCTCAGCCCACGTCGCCTTCAGACACTTCTTGAGGCGTGCGCGAGCGTAAAAGTGAAGCGTCTCTTCCTCTTCTTCGCGGATCGCCATGGCCATGCCTGGCGTTCGAAGCTCGATGTTTCCCGCCTGGATCTCGGATCGGGCAAACGCGTCCTGGTCAAAGGAGGGAAGCTCGACCGGCGCTACAACATCACCGTGCCCTCCGACCTGGCGGGAGAATAGCTGTATGGCGTTTCTCGACGGCTACCGGAGACAGGTCGCTCTTCTTCTGCGTGTTATGCCTCACGTCGCGAAGGAGGATATCTTCGCGCTGAAAGGCGGAACAGCGATCAATCTGTTCGTGCGTGACCTGCCGCGACTTTCGGTGGACATCGACCTCACCTATCTGCCGATCGAGGACCGCGCGACCTCGCTCGCCACGATCGATGCGGCGATGCTGCGGATCAAGGAACGCATCGAGGAAGGACTGGTCGGAGCCAGGATTCATGCGTCGCGTTCCGCTGACGAAAAAATCGTCACCAAGCTCATCGTTCGTGCGGATGATGTGCAGATCAAGATCGAGGTCACGCCAGTGTTGCGCGGGACGGTCTATGATCCCGTCGTTATGGGTGTCGTTCCCGCAGTCGAGGACGCCTTTGGTTTTGCTGAGATTCAGGTGGTGTCCTTCGCCGATCTCTATGCGGGAAAAATCGTGGCGGCGCTCGACCGGCAGCACCCTCGCGACCTCTTCGACGTCCGCGACTTGCTGGCGAACGAAGGCGTCACAGACGATTTGCGACGTGCATTTCTCGTCTA is part of the Sphingobium amiense genome and encodes:
- a CDS encoding nucleotidyl transferase AbiEii/AbiGii toxin family protein, which codes for MAFLDGYRRQVALLLRVMPHVAKEDIFALKGGTAINLFVRDLPRLSVDIDLTYLPIEDRATSLATIDAAMLRIKERIEEGLVGARIHASRSADEKIVTKLIVRADDVQIKIEVTPVLRGTVYDPVVMGVVPAVEDAFGFAEIQVVSFADLYAGKIVAALDRQHPRDLFDVRDLLANEGVTDDLRRAFLVYLASHNRPMAEVLAPARKPLAEEFERGFVGMTHQPITLAELESAREDIIACMVAGMPDTHRQFLVGFKRGEPDWALAGIDEARRLPAVLWKQRNLDRLDPGKRQELVAALEKQLLPG